In one Cryptosporangium minutisporangium genomic region, the following are encoded:
- a CDS encoding alpha/beta hydrolase family protein — protein MSFLRSPGRSRRGRIPLPGFLLIIAALVAGGLTAAPTAQAADNPYQRGPDPTNASIEATTGPFAVDSQPIVGATGFGGGQIYYPRDTSQTYGAVVIVPGFLSVWAQLNWLGPRLASQGFVVVGIETSGTTDLPDARGNQALAALDWATNRSSVASRIDRTRLAAAGWSMGGGGLRRAALQRPSLKAIVGMAPWNGERNWSSVTVPTMFFGGSSDVVASPNDHAKPFYNSITRAEKDYIELRNADHFFPTSANTTMAKYFISWLKRWVDNDTRYTQFLCPGPSTGLFAPVSASMNTCPF, from the coding sequence CATCGCCGCGCTGGTCGCCGGCGGACTCACCGCCGCCCCCACCGCCCAGGCGGCGGACAACCCCTACCAACGCGGACCGGACCCGACCAACGCGAGCATCGAGGCGACGACCGGGCCGTTCGCGGTCGACTCGCAACCGATCGTCGGCGCCACCGGCTTCGGCGGCGGTCAGATCTACTACCCCAGGGACACCAGCCAGACGTACGGCGCCGTGGTGATCGTGCCCGGCTTCCTCTCGGTCTGGGCCCAGCTCAACTGGCTCGGCCCGCGCCTGGCGTCCCAGGGCTTCGTGGTCGTCGGCATCGAGACCAGCGGCACCACCGACCTGCCCGACGCCCGCGGTAACCAGGCGCTCGCCGCGCTGGACTGGGCGACCAACCGCAGTTCGGTCGCGAGCCGGATCGACCGCACCCGGCTCGCGGCGGCCGGCTGGTCCATGGGCGGCGGCGGTCTGCGGCGGGCCGCGCTGCAGCGCCCGTCACTCAAGGCGATCGTCGGGATGGCGCCCTGGAACGGCGAGCGGAACTGGTCGAGCGTCACCGTGCCGACGATGTTCTTCGGCGGCTCGTCGGACGTCGTCGCCTCACCGAACGACCACGCGAAGCCGTTCTACAACAGCATCACCCGAGCCGAGAAGGACTACATCGAACTCCGGAACGCCGACCATTTCTTCCCGACGTCGGCGAACACCACGATGGCGAAATACTTCATTTCGTGGCTCAAGCGATGGGTGGACAACGACACCCGCTACACGCAGTTCCTCTGTCCCGGACCGTCCACCGGACTATTCGCTCCGGTCAGTGCGTCGATGAATACCTGCCCGTTCTGA